One genomic segment of Coriobacteriia bacterium includes these proteins:
- the ligA gene encoding NAD-dependent DNA ligase LigA: protein MTAHVSDTSANDTPALFDATGEPSAASRGELSPRERSAELNRLLDYHAYRYYALDDPEITDAAFDALVRELRAIEAAHPELVTPDSYTQRVGGYVASQFAEVPHAARMYSIDDVMNLEELDAWLERTERELGGPTEYLCELKIDGLGIALTYRDGTLVRAATRGNGVTGEDVTLNVRTIRDVPMHLQPEALGHVLHPEGVIEVRGEVYMPKASFLRLNEQADEAGRAPFANPRNAAAGSLRQKDPKVTAGRDLATFMYALADMDSLDVDNQQDFLAWLRTAGFHVNPNVTRCATAAEVHAFCAEALGKREGLDYDIDGVVVKVNSFAQQHLLGFTARAPRFFTAFKFPPEEKRTVLRNIAIQVGRTGALTPVAEFDPVVVAGSTIARATLHNIDEIRRKDVRVGDTIVVHKAGDVIPEVVGPVLDLRPEGAAPFEMPETCPSCGSPVVREGDEVAYRCVSIDCPAQATERLLHWVSRPVMDIELVGEKLVAALIEAGEVGDVSDFYGLTVEQVASLPTGRVYEKDVIGHRAGDPILRNGVPTGRTYKDTVESRRAGESATVGRTIAEKVVANIQASREKPFSRVLFGLGIRHVGKTVAETLVRRFGSIQALAAASAEDIALVDGVGPEIAESVVDFLRVPENLAVIERLRAVGVCLEEDVAPTRPQTLLGLTFVLTGTLERWSRDEAGAALKELGAKVSGSVSKKTSYVVAGTAAGSKLTKARELGVPVLGEDELAHIIESGEAPGASDEKGAPPAPGGSAQ, encoded by the coding sequence ATGACTGCCCATGTGTCCGATACGTCTGCCAATGACACGCCAGCGCTCTTTGACGCGACCGGTGAGCCGTCTGCTGCCTCCCGGGGCGAGTTGAGCCCGCGGGAGCGTTCGGCTGAGCTCAACCGGCTGCTCGACTACCACGCCTATCGCTACTATGCGCTCGACGACCCGGAGATCACGGACGCCGCCTTCGACGCTCTCGTGCGCGAGCTGCGCGCCATCGAGGCTGCCCACCCCGAGCTCGTGACGCCCGACAGCTACACGCAGCGCGTCGGCGGCTACGTGGCGAGCCAATTCGCCGAGGTCCCACATGCCGCTCGCATGTACTCAATCGATGACGTCATGAACCTCGAAGAGCTCGATGCCTGGCTTGAACGTACGGAGCGCGAGCTCGGCGGCCCGACGGAGTACCTGTGCGAGCTCAAGATCGACGGCTTGGGCATCGCGCTGACCTATCGCGACGGCACGCTCGTGCGGGCAGCGACGCGCGGCAACGGCGTCACGGGCGAGGACGTGACGCTCAACGTGCGCACGATTCGCGACGTGCCCATGCACCTGCAGCCCGAGGCGCTCGGCCACGTACTGCATCCCGAGGGCGTCATCGAGGTTCGCGGCGAGGTTTACATGCCCAAAGCGTCGTTCCTGCGCCTGAACGAGCAGGCGGACGAGGCAGGCCGCGCGCCATTTGCTAACCCGCGCAACGCGGCTGCGGGGTCGCTGCGCCAGAAGGACCCCAAGGTCACGGCCGGGCGCGATCTCGCGACCTTTATGTACGCCCTGGCAGACATGGACTCGCTCGACGTCGACAACCAGCAGGACTTTCTTGCTTGGCTGCGCACGGCGGGCTTTCACGTCAACCCCAACGTCACGCGCTGTGCCACCGCGGCCGAGGTGCACGCGTTCTGCGCAGAGGCACTCGGTAAGCGCGAGGGCCTTGACTACGACATCGACGGCGTCGTCGTCAAGGTGAACTCGTTTGCCCAGCAGCATCTGCTCGGCTTCACGGCCCGAGCCCCGCGCTTCTTCACGGCGTTCAAGTTCCCGCCCGAGGAGAAACGCACGGTGTTGCGCAACATTGCCATCCAGGTTGGTCGTACAGGCGCCCTCACGCCTGTTGCCGAGTTTGACCCCGTTGTTGTTGCGGGCTCAACGATTGCGCGTGCGACGCTGCACAACATCGACGAGATCCGCCGCAAGGATGTGCGCGTTGGTGACACGATCGTCGTGCACAAGGCGGGGGACGTCATTCCCGAGGTCGTGGGGCCCGTGCTTGATCTGCGCCCCGAGGGCGCCGCTCCCTTCGAGATGCCGGAGACTTGCCCGAGCTGTGGCAGTCCCGTCGTGCGCGAGGGCGACGAGGTCGCGTATCGCTGCGTGTCCATTGACTGCCCAGCCCAGGCGACTGAGCGTCTGCTGCACTGGGTGAGCCGTCCCGTCATGGACATTGAGCTCGTGGGCGAGAAGCTCGTGGCCGCGCTTATCGAGGCCGGGGAGGTGGGCGACGTCTCTGACTTCTACGGCCTTACTGTCGAGCAGGTCGCATCCCTGCCGACGGGGCGCGTCTACGAGAAGGACGTCATAGGGCACCGAGCGGGCGATCCCATCCTGCGCAACGGTGTGCCGACGGGTCGCACGTACAAGGACACGGTCGAGAGCCGTCGAGCCGGCGAGTCTGCGACCGTGGGCCGCACGATCGCCGAGAAGGTCGTTGCCAACATTCAGGCATCGCGGGAAAAGCCATTCTCCCGCGTCCTGTTCGGCCTGGGCATCCGTCACGTGGGAAAGACGGTCGCCGAGACGCTCGTACGGCGCTTTGGGTCGATTCAGGCGCTCGCCGCTGCCTCGGCAGAGGACATCGCCCTCGTCGACGGTGTCGGCCCGGAGATTGCCGAGAGCGTCGTGGACTTCCTGCGCGTGCCGGAGAACCTTGCCGTCATCGAGCGGCTGCGTGCCGTGGGCGTTTGCCTCGAGGAGGACGTTGCGCCGACGAGGCCGCAAACTCTTTTGGGCCTGACGTTCGTGTTGACGGGCACGCTCGAGCGCTGGTCGCGTGACGAGGCGGGCGCGGCACTCAAGGAGCTTGGTGCCAAGGTGTCGGGCTCGGTGAGCAAGAAAACGAGCTACGTGGTCGCCGGTACGGCGGCGGGCTCGAAGCTGACGAAGGCTCGGGAGCTTGGCGTGCCCGTGCTCGGCGAGGACGAGCTCGCACACATCATCGAGTCGGGCGAAGCGCCGGGCGCTTCCGACGAGAAGGGTGCGCCACCTGCCCCTGGGGGATCTGCGCAGTAA
- a CDS encoding nitroreductase → MSAQDSNPTIADMLSRRSIRSFQSRQIDEDALQTIIKAGQYAATGMGKQPTHLVVLQDPEQIATLSKMNAAVAGVDSDPFYGAPTVIVVLADAAASRTYVEDGSLVLGNLMLAAHALGIGSCWIHRARQEFDSPEGKALLAAWGVEGDWVGIGHCVLGYAAGDAPQPAPRKPGFVTRV, encoded by the coding sequence ATGAGCGCACAAGATAGCAACCCGACGATCGCCGACATGCTCAGCCGGCGCAGCATCCGCAGCTTCCAGAGCCGCCAGATAGACGAGGACGCGCTACAGACCATTATTAAGGCAGGCCAGTACGCCGCCACGGGTATGGGCAAGCAGCCTACGCACCTCGTCGTCCTCCAGGATCCCGAGCAGATCGCCACCCTCTCGAAGATGAACGCCGCCGTGGCCGGCGTCGATTCGGACCCCTTCTATGGCGCACCCACCGTCATCGTCGTGCTCGCCGACGCCGCGGCATCTCGCACCTACGTCGAGGACGGCTCGCTCGTGCTGGGCAACCTCATGCTTGCGGCCCACGCGCTCGGCATAGGATCGTGCTGGATCCACCGAGCCCGACAGGAGTTCGACAGCCCCGAGGGCAAGGCCCTTCTCGCTGCGTGGGGCGTCGAGGGCGATTGGGTTGGCATAGGCCACTGCGTCCTCGGTTACGCCGCCGGCGACGCCCCTCAGCCCGCGCCCCGCAAGCCAGGCTTCGTCACGCGCGTCTAG